The genomic window ACCTGCGGGTCGGGCCAGAAATCGTCGGGTCGAAGTGCAATTGCTCTCTAATTTCACGAGCAACGGCGACAGCCAAACCGCCCAGGCAACGGGTACAGTCAAGCTTCCACAAGATGGTCAGGTGACTTCGCCACAGCAATAAAGCTTTTGCGCAAGAGTGGCTAAGATGGTTGGACGGGCGGAGAGAATTCTCGGCCCGTTTTTTCTTTTGGAGGATGGAGTGCTTCCCCCACCAAGATTACGCAGGGGGCAGGCAGAGTGGCGGTATGTTTTAGCCCGTCTACCGTAGTGGAGAGCACTTGCTCTTTGGGTGTACTTACATGGGAAATGATGATGCAGGGGGTGTCAGGGGCCACGCCTGCACACAGGAGCTGCCTTGCCAGCCGTGCATAGTCAGAGCCTGGCATATAGACAGCATAGGTAGCATCAGAGGGAAGAGGGCGGAAGTCTGCTTCTTCACCACTCTGAGCACGGTGGGCCGTGAGGAAGATGACCTTTGATGCAAACCTGCGGTCAGTCAGAGAGGTGCGGACTGTGGCCGCTGCTGCGAATCCAGCGCTAATGCCGGGCACGATTTCAAAGGGCACGCCATTTTCCTGAAGGGCCTCGATTTCTTCACCAGCGCGTCCAAAAAGCGTGGGGTCGCCTGTCTTCAGACGCACCACACTATACCCGGCATGGGCTTTTTCCACCAGGAGCGCATGAATCTGTTCTTGCGTGATGGTTTTATTGCCGCACCGTTTGCCTACATTTTCTACGCTTGCGGTCGGAGCTGCGAGCTTCAGGACCTCCGGGGCAACGAGGTCGTCATGGAAAATACAGTCGGCTGTCTGGATGAGAGAGGCAGCGCGCAGGGTTAGCAGGCCAGGGTCTCCCGGACCTGCTCCTACAAGGTAGACTTTGCCTTTCTCTGCGTGCTGCACTGGCTTGTGTCCTTTTCACCATGTTCTCACATCCTGCTTATGGGACTAACTGGGCGCAATGGGAGCAACGTTTCGCGGCAATCGGAATGTCGCTGAGGCATTCTGGACAAGGCTTGGTCTTTGGAATCTCGGTCCTCGCAGGAAAGAACTTTGCCATGAGTTTATTGACGGGCAGAACAAAGAAAAAATATACAGAGGCGGAGATCAGCAAAAACGAAATTACATCATTCAGAAAAGTCCCGTACTGGATCTTTCCGCCGTGGACATCCAAAACGAGGTAAGAAAAATCTGGCTTTCGGACGATCGCAGAAATGAGTGGATTGATGACGTTTTTGACCAGGGAATTCACAATCGCGGTAAATGCAGCACCGATCACAACGGCCACTGCCAGGTCTACAACATTGCCACGGAGAATAAACTCCCGAAATCCTTTCAGCATGAGGTTCCCTCCTAGAATGCCGTTCGAGACATCGTATCGTAACATGCTTGCTTTGCGTAGCGTAAGAAAGTTTGGATTTTCGTGTGCCTAGGCAGTAGAGGCCCAGGTACAGTATTCTGCTCAGTGCTTTGGACCATAGCAGGAGTAGGAAAATGAATAAGGTTGTGGCGAATGCAGATGAAGCTGTCCGGGACATTCCTGATGGCGCAACCATCATGCTGGGTGGGTTTGGGCTATGCGGCATCCCGGAAAATCTGATTGCCGCTCTGGTGCGTCGCAAGGTGAAGAACTTGCACACAATCAGTAACAACATGGGCGTGGATGGAGCCGGAATGGGGCTGATGTTGGAAGCGGGAATGATTGCTTCCCACACTGGAAGCTACGTCGGCGAGAACAAGCTGCTGGAGGAAAAAGTACTGAAAGGAGAGCTGGACCTGAGGCTCATTCCACAGGGGACCCTGGCAGAAAGGATCCGCGCCGGAGGTGCCGGCATTCCTGCGTTCTACACTCCGGCCGGTGTAGGCACTCTGGTAGCGGAGGGAAAGGAGACGCGCGAGTTCGATGGGCGCTTGTATTTATTGGAGCGCTGGCTGCGAGCTGATTTTGCACTCATCAAAGCTTGGAAGGGAGATACAGCAGGAAATCTTGTTTATCGGAAAACCGCCCGCAACTTTAATCCCATGATGGCAACAGCAGCAAGAATTACAATCGCTGAAGTTGAGGAGATTTTGAAACCCGGAGACTTAGATCCCGATCATATTGTGACGCCCGGGATTTACGTGAAACGCATCCTTTTGGGTGAAAAGTATGAAAAGCGCATTGAGCGGCGGACAGTTCGCAAGGGCTGAGTGCTTTATTGCCCAGGATGCATCTGTTGCTGTAATTGTGCGCAGATATTGCGGTATTTCAGCACAAATCGCGCATCGGCAAAGAGTGTAGCAGCGGCAAGGCAAAGGGCGATCGTCAGTTGCACCCTCTGAGCAGATGCCCGGGAGCGGGCAAACAGTCGGAAACACAGTGCAATGACAAACGCAGACAGCGTGGCCATGATGGTCATGGATGGCATCCTGTCACAGTAAATTCCATCCGCTGCAACGCCCATCCATGCTGAAAGGATGGCGACCATCAGTGCGAGAGCCAATGCTGCTTTACTGCCTGATTTGTAGCCGGACATAGCACCAGAGTAGCAGGCGTGGAGGCTATTTTTTGCGTTTCGCTTTCAGCGGTGCCGCTGCGCCGGTAGATTCCCGCACAATCAGCTCTGGCTGCATGACGACTTCTTCAGGAAAATTCATTTCCGGATGCGCAATCATGTCGAGGAGGACCTGTGCACCCTGCTGTCCCATTTCGCGAAGGGGCTGGCGCACAGTAGTAAGGCTGGGCTTGTGGTAGCCGGCACTCATGATGTCATCGAAACCAATCACAGAAATGTCTTCAGGGACCCTCAGGCCCGCATCAAAAATGGCACGCATGACGCCAATAGCGGAAATATCGTTGAAACAGAAGATGGCGGTGAAGTCTCTGGTCCGGGCAAGCAGGTCACGCATCGGGCCATAACCCACTCCGGGAGACCAGCTATCTGCTTCTAACTGGATACAGTATTCCGGACGGACCTTCATTCCCAGTTCCCGGGCCACTTCCAGAATGGAGCGCCATCGGTACTCCGTATCAGGAATGATGTTCGGCCCTTTCATGAAAGCGATGTGTCGATGGCCCAGAGCGTGGAGGTGCCTGAGTGCAAGCTCTGCTGCCCGCTTATGGTCTAAAACAATATTGGTTACACCCGGCGACTGGTTATGTGCAGAAATGGCCACGGTCGGTAGCGGGCTACGGATTTCCGATGGAGTATTCAGCAACAAAAAACCGTCCACGGCGCGCTCGACCAGCAGGCGCGGATATTCCTGCATCAGGTCCTGGTTCCAGTAATGGCTGGCCGTGAAGTAGAAGTATTGCGCGCGCATCAGATATTCTTCCACGCCATTCATCACCATTGTGAAGTAGCCTTCGCTGAGGTCAGGCGCCAGTACGCCAATAGACATGCTGCGGTTTTTGCGCAGGGAGCGGGCAAAATAATTAGGGCGGTAATGATATTTCCGCGCGGCCTGAAAGACGCGCTCACGCGTATGCTCAGGAATAGACCGTGCTGCTGGCGAGTTGTTCAACACCAGGGAAACGGTGGTCTGCGAAAGTTGCAGGATGGCGGCCAGCTGCTTGAGATTGATCGGCTCTCCGTCTTTTGGAGCCGACACTGGCTTGTCTTTCCGGTCTTCACTCATAGGCGATTTGTAACACGTTTTTAATTGGTGACGCTACCATGTGTAGGGAGGCGCACGGTCACTGTCGTGCCTGAGCCAATTTGAGTATCGATAGAGATCAGGCCGCCTGCCTGATCCACAATCGCCTTGCAGATCGAAAGACCGAGACCCGTACCCCCTGTATTGCGGTTGCGGGAAGGATCTCCGCGATAGAACGGCTCAAAGATGTGCGGAAGGGCCTCCGGCGGAATGCCATCACCCTGGTCTGCAATGGAAACTTCAGCCATCTCGTTGTGAATTCTCCCTTGTATCGATACGCATGTTCCGTTCGGACTATGTTGCAAAGCGTTCAGCAGAAGATTGGAAAACAGAAGACGGCAGTCGTCTCCAGCCAGGTGCACGGGCAGCGATTCTGGCAGCGTGCAGATCACGGTAATCCCTCGAAGCTCAGCGACTGGTTGAAGCTGTTCCCGGATCTCGGCGAGGGCGGCTGCAGCGTCCGCCGGAGTGGAACGATGCGCAGAGGTCGAGGCCTCGATGCGCGCCAGAGTAAGCATTTTGATTACGATTTCTTCCATTCGGGCACAGTCAGCCTCGCAGCGGGTGAGTCCGGCCTGGTATTCCTCTGGACTTCGAGGCTTCATCCCCAGTAATTGCAGAGACGACTTAACAACTGCAACGCCGGTCTTCAGCTCATGCGCCGAATCGCTGATGAGTCGGCGCTGCTGCATAAAAGAACGCTCCAGACGCTGCAGGGCTGACTCCAGGGCCTGGACCAGTGGAAAAAGCTCTTTCGTGGCTCGGGCGCGTTCCGACGGGGTGAACTTCCAGGTTTTGACAGAGAGGGCGCTGGCCTCAGCAGCCAGTTCATGCAGCGGTGTAAGGCTACGATTGAGCAGCCACGCCATCACAGCTCCTGTTATGGCGAGGAGCACCAGGCTGGAAATTGCATAGAACTGTACAGTATCCATCACTGCATGCCAGACGTGCTTTGTTGGCGATCCATAAATGATGGTAAGAGGATGACGCACACCGCCGCTGGGATCGTTGGGGTCCACAATGCGCAGGCCATGAAGCAACAAAGCACGGTAGTCTCTGCCATGGAGCGAGAGCTGAAAGGTACCATCCTGCCGGGAAAGGACCTGCTCCGGGACGCCGGTCCAGTTCTGAGAGCGGCCAAGAACGCGGCCCTTCTCATCGCGCACCTCATAAACGTCTTCGCGCGGAACGTTCAGGTCTTTCAGGTCAAGGACCACATTGTCTTCGGCGTCATCAGCATCCTGGACTGAGCCGAGCAGGGAGTCTGCACGGCCGCGCAGCATGATGTCAAACGAGCGGAAATGGCTGTGGCGCTCATAAAACCATGCCATCGCTGTAACGCACAGAGCCGAGACCAGTTCTACCAAAAGAACTGTGACGATCAGTCTCCGCGTAATTGAGTAAGGCTTCATGCGATCGCAAGGCGGTAGCCACGCCCGCGCAGCGTCTCAATGCTTGGCTGACGTGAACCGGCATCCAGCTTCTTGCGCAGGTTGGAAACGTGGGCCTCGATGACGTTGGAATGGTGCTCCCAGTTGTAATCGTAAAGGTGTTCGAGCAGCTCTCGCTTGGAGACAACGACACGCGGGCGGTGAATGAGATACTCAAGGATACGATATTCCATGGGCGAGAGATCGATTACCTGTCCGGAGCGCCGTACCGATTGCTCCAGAGTGTTGACTTCGATGTCGCCTACGGAAAGCACAGGGTGCGCTGCCCCCTTGCCCCGGCGGATAAGCGCCTTCGCGCGCGCGATCAGCTCGCCAAGGTCGAAGGGCTTGCTGAGATAATCATCTGCGCCGGCATTCAGCAGATCAATAATAGAGCGCGTTTCATCACGGGCTGTGAGGACCAGCACTGGAGTGCTGTTGTTAGTGGCCCTCAGCTTATTCAGAAGCGACAGACCATCGAGTTGGGGCAGCATAAGGTCGAGAATGATGAGGTCATAGCATGTATCTTTTGCCAGATAAAGGCCGACCAGTCCGTCTTCCGCGACATCCACTGCGAAGCCGGGTCCATCGCGTAGAGCAGCCGCGACGTTTTCGGCGATCCGCTTTTCGTCCTCGACCAGAAGTATTCGCATGACTTAGAAGTATGTCTCTTCCTAGATTAAGAGTGTCTGAACGCAAACGTCGAGAGACAAGAAAGGAGCATCCTAAACATGGGATGATCTTCCGGAACAGAAGCGATGCGGGAAAACGCCTGGCAGATCGGCTGCAGGAGTATGCAAACCATCAAATTGGAGTGGTCACAGGACTGCTGCGAGGCGGCGTCCCGGTGGCCTTTGAGATTGCGAAAGAATTGCATCTTCCGTTGGATGTGCTGCTTGTGCGCAAGCTGGGTGCTCCCGGACAACCGGAACTGGCCATGGGGGCGGTCGCGCCAGGTGGCATCCGGGTGCTTGACCAGCAGCTCATCCAGAGGCTGGGTCTGACTCAGGAACAGCTGGTGGAAAGGATTACTGCTGAAGAGGCTGAGCTGTGCCGCCGGGAGCAGATCTTTCAGGATGTCCGACCACAAATTCATTTGCAAGGCAAGACTGTACTGGTCGTAGATGATGGCATTGCGACAGGCGCAAGTATGATGGCTGCGATTCAGGTGCTGCGCGCGGCAGGGGCAAAAAAGATACTTGTTGCCGCCCCAGTTGCCCCGTTCCAGGCCCTGCGCGATCTTTCAACTCTTGCCGATCAGGTCATCATCCTAAAAGTCACAGAGCACTTTCCCGCTGTTGGATTTTTCTATCGCGATTTTCAGCAGATTTCCGATGAAGCAGTCCGTGATTACCTGCTCCGCTCCGCTCAGCAGACCTGATGCAAACCAATCCCGAGCAGGAATGCCAGTTTTTTCAAAACAGGAGTAACATGGCCTGTTCCGACAGCGCAATGGTGGGCCGGCCCGTGTGCGTTCCACTCTGCGAGGAATTTCCTGGCCCCGATGGGAAAGTGATAGCGACTATTGGTGTTTCCAATTTCCAGGACCGCCCCGGGGACAGACTCACCCTCGGCGGTAAGCAGTTGAAAGCCGCCACTAGGGTCCTCAACGACGGAAAGCAATGTCACCGGGCCATATTTTACTGACATCTCGACGGAAAGGCCTCGGCCTACCTTCCCGTGATATACCTGCAAAGGTCGTACTTTGGTCCTGCCTTGGGAAATGGCGATGTGACCAGGCCCATCGTGTCCCATCAGGACAACATCTTCTTTATAGTCAACGGCATAGTATTCGGTAAAAGAACCGCCTGCATCCATTGCGTCCAGCATCTTCATGGCAATGACATTTTTTACCTCGTATTCACCTGCAACAGGAACATGACGGGCAGTCAACAGCGACGTTCCCAGGATGATGGAGCTCATGGTGTCCTCATTTGCAGGAACCCCTGTGCCTTTGTAGTAGTAAGCCAGTGAAGTGAGCTGGTGCTTTGCGACGAAATGGTCAAGTGCTACTGAAGTCCGCGCTGCGCGATGCAGTTCTTCCGCAGGGCAATCTGGCTGAACTTCAAAATGGGCATGGAAATCAGAGATGCAGGTTCGAACAGCGTTTTCTGCTACCTGTTCCCGCAAGGCACTCAACTCATCCACTTCGAGAATTTCTACATCGCCGCCAAAAGTAATGCAGAGCTGCGTGACATCCGTCATGATGTCCAGCATTCCTGAGTAGTAATGTCCCATAAGTCCAAGGCGGTTGTTTTCCAGTGAAGCCCGGATCCTGGCTGCCGTCAGCCACTCCTCGATCTCCCGCCATGTATCGGTGTCCTGCAGAAGTCCGACCACTTGATGAAAAGGGATTTTGGCGCGGACCAGCACGTTAGCGATCTCCGGTACAGGGCAGGATGAGCACCAGGCAAGCCATTCACCCGTCATAGCAGTGCGGTCCTTCATCTGGTTGAAGGAAATGTAGTCGATGGCCGCATCCGGCTGGAGATTCAAGACAATGACGGGGACACCAGCCTTCTGGACCAGGGGCAAAACAGTGCTCGAAAGGGCATAAGTTGTAACGTAGAGGAAAAGAAGATCAATATCGGCGCGACGAAAGGCATGTCCTGCCTCTCGTGCACGTGCTGTGCTGTCAATCAGACCAAGATGGATGATCTCCGTATCCTTCTGCGCGGCCAGACGGCCGGCAACGGAGTGGACATATCCCTCTAATCTCTCTCGAAGCCCTGCAAATTGGTCCCAGTATGCTGCAAGGCCTATTCCGCAAAGCCCTACTTTCAATTTTGGAGTCTTCATTCGTTTGCCTTGCTCGGGTATGAATATTGTTTGCCCGTCCGTAGATTCAGGACGGAAAAGCTCCCATCGGGTGCAACAGTTAGCTCAAGGCCATAGCCGGAGTCCGGGCCAGACGGATTCGCAATGTAAGGCTCAGATGTATTATCAGCACCGCCTTCATCGGAAGAATGTAGCTGCCAAAGGGTCTCCAGACCAGAGACTTTCCTGAAAGTTTCAAGTATGGGTTTGGACCCCCCTTTGGTCGCCCCGTTGTCCATGATGGCAATCTGCGGATGAATCGCATCTACCAGCGCGGGGCTGGAGCTTTGATACCAGCCGTGATGGGAGACGATGAGGATGGGGACATGCCCCAGCCGATTCATGGGGCACATCAGTTGCATCTCTTTGTCCCAGGTAAGGTCGCCGAGATCAAGAATGCGAGTCTTCCCGAAAGTGATAAGCACACCCAGCGAGTGCGAGTTTTCGGTTGTATCGGTAGGGCGGGTCTCTGAGATCTTGCAATAAGGGTTCTGTTCTCCGCCGCCCGGCAAGGGATGGTCCAGCAGATTGCCATTGGAGCTGATGACGAGAACTTTCATGCCTTTTATAGGGAGAACGTCTCCCGGCCTTGGAACAATATGCTTGTATTTTCCTGAAGCAAGCAGCTTCTGATATGCCGCATAACCCTCAACGGTGGCCTTATCCGATGTTTCATAGTTTGGGCCGTGATCAATGAATGTACCAATCGGAATGCGGGCCGCCAGTTGGGGCACCCCTCCCACATGGTCTTCGTGGTAATGCGTAATCAGGACATAATCAATTCTGCTGATGCCGGCCTTCTTCGCAGCGGCGACGATGCGGTCGGCATCACGCCCGGCATGGCCGGGCCATCCGGTATCAATCAGAAGTGATTGACCGGAAGGAGTGACAAAGAGCGTGGATTGTCCGCCTTCTACGTCTACAAAGTAGACGCGCAGTTCTTTGCTGGTCTGTGCGAAAGCAACAGCCAGACTCGCGACCAGCAGACCGCACCATATCGCCATCTTTTGTGCCTTGTTCATGGTTTGTCCTTTGCGGAAACAGTAGCGCGCACGGCGCCGGTGGAAATACCCCCGTCTACGAGCAGGGTCTGTCCAGTGATATAACGGCTTGATTCAGAGGCAAGAAAAACGATCGCACCATCCAGGTCATGGGGTGCGCCGGGACGCTTCAGCGGAATGCGGTCTTTAAGATATTCCACCCACTCGGAATCTTCATACAGCACCCGGTTCTGCGCGGTTTCAAACCATCCTGGAGCAAGGCAGTTGACCGTTACGCCATATTTGCCCCAGTCATCGGCCAGGCTCATCGTCAGTTGGCGAATTCCGCCACGGCTGGCAGTATAAGGCGCAAGACCAGCGTATCCAGCAACACTTGTTACCGATCCGATATTAATGATGCGGCCATAGCCATGCTGGACCATGTTGCGCGCAACGGCCTGGGCTACAAAAAAGCTGCCGCGCAGATTGGTGTCAAGCACCAGGTTCCAGTCGTCCCAGGTGACGTCGAGCGCGGGCTTACGCACATTGCATCCTGCATTGTTCACAAGGATGTGGATCTGCCCAAAAGCGGCAATCGCCTCTTTTGCCATGCGCTCGATGCTGGTGTGATCGCGTACATCAAGTTCAAGAGAAAGAACGCGTCGTCCCAGGGATCTCATCTCAGACTCAAACTCAACCAGCGAGTCGCGTCTGCGGCTGGTAATTACGAGATCGGCGCCCGCGTTCGCCAGTGCGCGGGCAAAATATTGGCCCAGACCGCGGCTGGTGCCGGTAACGATGGCGGTCTGTCCGGTGAGATCAAATAATTCACTCACAGCGCCACCTCGCTCACCGGCTTTGGTGTGAGGACAACCTTCATCAGGTTTGGTTCTCGGGCATAAAGGCGAGAGAACCACTGCGGGCCTTCTTCCAGGGGGGCGACGGCTGTAATCAGAGGCCGGACACGAATTTTTCCGCTGGTCACGAATGCAATGGCTTCTGGATATTCTCCGGCGGAGGCCGCTGATCCCTGAAGCCTTACCTGACGAGAAACAACTTTCTGTAAAGGAAGCATGACCTGCGGTGTGATGTTTCCAATGAGAACGACAGTGCCACCTTTGCGCACGCTATCAATCGCTGCTGCGATCGTTTCACTGCGGCCCACTGCTTCAAGCACGACGTCATCTTCTGGGGCCAGCTTTTCGTCCGGACCAGAGAGGAGGGCTTCGTCGGCACCCATTTCTCTGGCCAGCTTCAGGCGGGTTTCATCGATGTCGACGACTGTGAGTCGTGATGCGCCCAGTGCTCGGGCGGCCTGCAATGTGAGGAGTCCGATCATGCCAGCCCCGATGACGCGCACAGTTTCTCCACCTTGGAGCTGCGCCAGCCGGACTGCATGAAGTGCGACCGAGACCGCCTCCAGCATCGCGGCCTCGGGAAATGAGAGTGCGTCCGGCAGATGGTACAGAATCCGCTGGGGTACTGCGAGGTATTCTGCAAAGGCCCCGTTGCGGCAATAGTCACCGCAGGAAACACCCACCACCTGCCGGTTGTCACACAGGTTTACCTCTCCACGCTGGCAGTAAGCGCAGCTTCCGCAATACACGGTAGAATCGAAGGTCACGCGGTCGCCTGGTTTGAAGCCGGTAACATTTTTCCCTGTTTCTGCAATGACGCCGGCGGCCTCATGCCCCATCACAAGCGGCGGGATGCGGCGTCCAGAAGAGCCATCATATCCATGCACATCGCTTCCGCAGATGCCGCAGGCCGCGATTTTTATCAGGACTTCGTCTGGACCAGGCGAGGGGCGGGGGAGGTCGGTGATCTCCAGCTTCTTGTACTCCGAAAGTAATAGCGCTTTCATGCTCTCCCTTTTTATTCCTTTACTGTCGCATCGCGCAAAAAATCATAATTGCCTGAAGGCGACAAATGAATATTTTGCAGCCTCCGGCTGTGGACCAGAACTGTATCCAGATACCAGAGGTTGAGAGTAGGCAGATCGCTGGCCAGAATCTCCTGTACTCGGTCATAGTCTGCCTTCTGTCTTTGTTGGTCTGTGTCGGAAGCCGCGTCTTCAAGCAAACGGTCGAGTTCGGGATTCGTATAGAAGCCTCGGTTGGCTCCATGTGGAGGAAAACTCGCCGTTGCGAAAGAGTAACGAAAGATGTCTGGAGCTTCATTTCCTCCGATCCAGCGTGAGGGCGCTATCTGGAAGATGCCGCGGCTGATGTCGGAGTAAAATGTGGCAAATTCATAGCTGCGAAGGTCCACTGCAATTCCTGCCTGCGAAAGCTGTTGCTGGATGGCCATGGCGAGCAGGCGGCTTCCTTCATCGGTAGAAGTCTTCAAGCCAATGTGAAAGCGGAAACCGTTGCGCTGGCGTGGATATCCGGCATTGTCGAGCAGTCGGTTTGCCGCTGCCAGGTCATACTTGTGTGCTTCTACATTTCCGTTCCAGGCCCAGTGCTCCGGGGGCAGTACGCTTTCGGCGAGTCGCGCCTGGTCACGGTACAAAGAGTGAATCAGCAGCGGGCGGTTGATGGCCAGTGCAATGGCCCTCCGCACGCGACCATCGCGCAGAATGGGGTCGCGCGTATTGAAAATGAGATACATCAGTGTGGTCCCAGGTCCGGAGTCGATCTCCAGATTGCGCTCACGCCGGAGCGCATAGACCGTATCGGCGGGCAGGGCATTCATGGCTGCGTCTGCGGAACCTTTCTGTAATTCCAAAGCGCGGGTGGTAGCATCCGGAACAACGGCGAAGCGCACCCTTTCGATAGAGGGTTGTGGTTGCCAGGAATGTGGTGCGCGTTGGAGGACGACTTCTTTGTCCTGTTCCTGGCTGACGAACTCAAAGGGGCCGCTGCCGATGGGGTGCTTCCAGAAATCGCGTCCGCTGCCTGCAGGCACAACGCCAAATCCGCCATCGCTCAGGTTCCACAGCAGCGCAGGGTCCGGCTTCTTCAGGTAAATGACTACAGTGAGCGGGTCGGGTGTTTCCACGCGGTCGATGGCCTGATAGGCATTCGCTTTTACGCTGATGACCATTCCCTGAAGGATGGAATCTAAGGTGTACTTTACATCTGTTGAAGTAAGAGGGTGGCCATTGTGAAAACGCACATCTTTGCGCAGATGGAAGACATAAGTCAGTGGGTTAGGAGTCTCCCATTTTTCTGCCAGCCAGGGTTGCAGATTGAAATGATGATCGCGGCGCACCAGCGCATCAAATAGGAGCGAGTCAATGCGTTCTGACTGGGCGTCTACGCCAATCCGCGGATCAAGGTTGGTTGGGCTGCTTTCAATCAGCACGGTCACGATGTTTCCTGTTGCATGGTACCGGTTGCAGCCGGAAATAAAAAAAAGGAGCGCAAGTACCAGCATGGCAAATCGTTCAGGCATAGGTAATCTGCCCCAGAATCGCCAGATGTTTTGCTCCGGTTGCAGAGGGCACATTGGCCGGCTTTCTGTGCCAGGTGTAGTAGGCAAGCAGAGCAAATGCCGCTGCCTCCTTGGCTTCCACGGGCAGGCCCAAAGCAGTGGAATCATGCAAAGTACAGCCAAAAGGCCCCAACCTCTCGCGCAGCATTCGCATCAGAACAGGGTTCTTTGCCCCGCCGCCGGAAACAATATAGTCCACCGGAGCGCTGCGTGAGAGGCTTGGACGCACAAAACGTTCAAAGGCAAGAGCAATGCTTTGTGCGGTGAGCGCCGTGGCTGTAGCGACAGCGTCTTCGCTCGATCCGCCCGCTTTTTTACATGCCCGCAGAAAGCTGGAGGTAAAGGCTGCCCCAAACTCCTCACGTCCAGCAGACTTTGGAGGCCTTGCCTGAAAAAAGGATTGTTGAAGCACCCGGTCCACTACCTTTCCAAGCACACGTCCCCGTGCAGCAATTCTCCCATTTTGGTCAAAAGGCCGATGGAATTGCTGCTCGGTCAGTGCATCGATCACCATGTTTCCAGGGCCGGTGTCGAAGGCCAG from Pseudacidobacterium ailaaui includes these protein-coding regions:
- the cobA gene encoding uroporphyrinogen-III C-methyltransferase — encoded protein: MQHAEKGKVYLVGAGPGDPGLLTLRAASLIQTADCIFHDDLVAPEVLKLAAPTASVENVGKRCGNKTITQEQIHALLVEKAHAGYSVVRLKTGDPTLFGRAGEEIEALQENGVPFEIVPGISAGFAAAATVRTSLTDRRFASKVIFLTAHRAQSGEEADFRPLPSDATYAVYMPGSDYARLARQLLCAGVAPDTPCIIISHVSTPKEQVLSTTVDGLKHTATLPAPCVILVGEALHPPKEKTGREFSPPVQPS
- the mscL gene encoding large conductance mechanosensitive channel protein MscL; translated protein: MLRYDVSNGILGGNLMLKGFREFILRGNVVDLAVAVVIGAAFTAIVNSLVKNVINPLISAIVRKPDFSYLVLDVHGGKIQYGTFLNDVISFLLISASVYFFFVLPVNKLMAKFFPARTEIPKTKPCPECLSDIPIAAKRCSHCAQLVP
- a CDS encoding CoA transferase subunit A produces the protein MNKVVANADEAVRDIPDGATIMLGGFGLCGIPENLIAALVRRKVKNLHTISNNMGVDGAGMGLMLEAGMIASHTGSYVGENKLLEEKVLKGELDLRLIPQGTLAERIRAGGAGIPAFYTPAGVGTLVAEGKETREFDGRLYLLERWLRADFALIKAWKGDTAGNLVYRKTARNFNPMMATAARITIAEVEEILKPGDLDPDHIVTPGIYVKRILLGEKYEKRIERRTVRKG
- a CDS encoding LacI family DNA-binding transcriptional regulator translates to MSEDRKDKPVSAPKDGEPINLKQLAAILQLSQTTVSLVLNNSPAARSIPEHTRERVFQAARKYHYRPNYFARSLRKNRSMSIGVLAPDLSEGYFTMVMNGVEEYLMRAQYFYFTASHYWNQDLMQEYPRLLVERAVDGFLLLNTPSEIRSPLPTVAISAHNQSPGVTNIVLDHKRAAELALRHLHALGHRHIAFMKGPNIIPDTEYRWRSILEVARELGMKVRPEYCIQLEADSWSPGVGYGPMRDLLARTRDFTAIFCFNDISAIGVMRAIFDAGLRVPEDISVIGFDDIMSAGYHKPSLTTVRQPLREMGQQGAQVLLDMIAHPEMNFPEEVVMQPELIVRESTGAAAPLKAKRKK
- a CDS encoding sensor histidine kinase, with translation MKPYSITRRLIVTVLLVELVSALCVTAMAWFYERHSHFRSFDIMLRGRADSLLGSVQDADDAEDNVVLDLKDLNVPREDVYEVRDEKGRVLGRSQNWTGVPEQVLSRQDGTFQLSLHGRDYRALLLHGLRIVDPNDPSGGVRHPLTIIYGSPTKHVWHAVMDTVQFYAISSLVLLAITGAVMAWLLNRSLTPLHELAAEASALSVKTWKFTPSERARATKELFPLVQALESALQRLERSFMQQRRLISDSAHELKTGVAVVKSSLQLLGMKPRSPEEYQAGLTRCEADCARMEEIVIKMLTLARIEASTSAHRSTPADAAAALAEIREQLQPVAELRGITVICTLPESLPVHLAGDDCRLLFSNLLLNALQHSPNGTCVSIQGRIHNEMAEVSIADQGDGIPPEALPHIFEPFYRGDPSRNRNTGGTGLGLSICKAIVDQAGGLISIDTQIGSGTTVTVRLPTHGSVTN
- a CDS encoding response regulator transcription factor, whose amino-acid sequence is MRILLVEDEKRIAENVAAALRDGPGFAVDVAEDGLVGLYLAKDTCYDLIILDLMLPQLDGLSLLNKLRATNNSTPVLVLTARDETRSIIDLLNAGADDYLSKPFDLGELIARAKALIRRGKGAAHPVLSVGDIEVNTLEQSVRRSGQVIDLSPMEYRILEYLIHRPRVVVSKRELLEHLYDYNWEHHSNVIEAHVSNLRKKLDAGSRQPSIETLRGRGYRLAIA
- a CDS encoding phosphoribosyltransferase; translated protein: MIFRNRSDAGKRLADRLQEYANHQIGVVTGLLRGGVPVAFEIAKELHLPLDVLLVRKLGAPGQPELAMGAVAPGGIRVLDQQLIQRLGLTQEQLVERITAEEAELCRREQIFQDVRPQIHLQGKTVLVVDDGIATGASMMAAIQVLRAAGAKKILVAAPVAPFQALRDLSTLADQVIILKVTEHFPAVGFFYRDFQQISDEAVRDYLLRSAQQT
- a CDS encoding arabinose isomerase, whose product is MKTPKLKVGLCGIGLAAYWDQFAGLRERLEGYVHSVAGRLAAQKDTEIIHLGLIDSTARAREAGHAFRRADIDLLFLYVTTYALSSTVLPLVQKAGVPVIVLNLQPDAAIDYISFNQMKDRTAMTGEWLAWCSSCPVPEIANVLVRAKIPFHQVVGLLQDTDTWREIEEWLTAARIRASLENNRLGLMGHYYSGMLDIMTDVTQLCITFGGDVEILEVDELSALREQVAENAVRTCISDFHAHFEVQPDCPAEELHRAARTSVALDHFVAKHQLTSLAYYYKGTGVPANEDTMSSIILGTSLLTARHVPVAGEYEVKNVIAMKMLDAMDAGGSFTEYYAVDYKEDVVLMGHDGPGHIAISQGRTKVRPLQVYHGKVGRGLSVEMSVKYGPVTLLSVVEDPSGGFQLLTAEGESVPGAVLEIGNTNSRYHFPIGARKFLAEWNAHGPAHHCAVGTGHVTPVLKKLAFLLGIGLHQVC